The Candidatus Equadaptatus faecalis genome contains the following window.
ATATAAAGTTTGAAACTTTCGGCTGCGCGGCGGCTATTGCCACCAGTTCGATGGTTACGGAGCTTGCAAAAGGCAAAACGCTTGAAGACGCCCTGAAGATTACGAATAAGGACGTTGCGGAGGCTCTCGGGGGTCTGCCCGCGATTAAGCTTCACTGCTCGCTGCTTGCCCAGGAGGGTATTCAGGCGGCAGCCGCCGATTATTACATGAAGACTGACGGAAAGCTTCCGGAAGGCTTTAAGGTGCCTTCAAACGCCAAGGCGTGCAACGCCTGCGGAAGCTGCGCCGCGGAAGAGGAAGAAGAGGAAGAATACGTCAGCGAGGATAACAGGCGGGCAGATTAGC
Protein-coding sequences here:
- a CDS encoding iron-sulfur cluster assembly scaffold protein, with translation MYNQKVIDYFMHPRNAGSIENPSAVGEVGNPTCGDVMKIYLKIDPATRVIEDIKFETFGCAAAIATSSMVTELAKGKTLEDALKITNKDVAEALGGLPAIKLHCSLLAQEGIQAAAADYYMKTDGKLPEGFKVPSNAKACNACGSCAAEEEEEEEYVSEDNRRAD